The window TTACTTGGTCAGGGAGATCAGGCACGTATAAAGTTATAATCTAATGCTGATAATATATGTTCCTGATTAGGGTTGAAGAAAGAGTTACAAAGATGGGGAGAGAGTACCACAACCTAAAATGGCCTGTTAAGATAATGTTAAAGCACACAGAGGGACCATATCCTGGAAAAGAACCTATAGATATATGGCAGGAGTACAGTCTACCAACATTTCCCTACCTGTCCTCTAATTTCCAAACaagtttgaaatataaaaatactaccttacagattgaaaataaaatacaaatgcttCACTACATGGCCAAGAGTTTGAAGTGAAAGTCAGCCCCTTGGTGGTTGTTTATTGCTTTATTAGAGCAGAGGAAAGTAATACCCATTGCTTTTATAGGCTTCTGTGACATTATATGCATAGGGTGGTCAATAACCAACATCTAAATTAGTCTTCCAAATTATCACATTAAAGTAACCTCTGTGTTTAAGTGCTTTTACTTTGCAAATaactacaacttttttttttttcttttttggtattgggaactgaacccaagagcactctatcactgagttatactcccagcctttcttgaaaatttttgagacagggtctcactaagttgctcaggttggcctcaaacttgcaattctcctgcttcagcatcttgagtagctgggattacatgtgtcaccacacccagctatgaTAATAATTTATAACTAAGAATTTCACATATTATCAAAAAGGGCTTATCCTTCCCCCCAAGTCCACTTATAAATAGCATGACTGAAAATCTACTCTaagattattattactatttccCTTTCAAAACAGATGAAATTCCTAAGTGCAGGTACTAAGAAGACAGTAGCAGCCCTCCTAAAATGGTGAGAATTGATGCCCATGGGGACAATTTTGCAACTCTGTTTCTGGAAGCCAGAGCTCAAGAGATTTGTCTTAGTGATGAAGGTATATTCCTCTGCCTTCAGATAGGAAGACTGTCAAAATAAGGCTCTGAAGTCCCTTGTTGCTCATCAATGACATAAAAATGGAGCAGAGGAGAACAAGGTCTTGGTTTTCCCCAACAATGCTCAATAGGACCGCAGTGGTTTGGCATAGATTGGTTCCAGGATATGATGAGTTAGAACCAAGAAGAGACCTCCAAGGAAGACAGCGCTGAGGAAAGCCAGCAGGACATAGCGCCCAATGAAAAAGGCATCCACAATCTGGAGAAAGAAAACACCAAAGTGAAATTATTATCCTTCAGCATCCTGGCTGTGTTGATCCAAAATCTATAATAAGTTCATCAGCAGTTGTTCATTCATATTTGTAACTGAGTTCCCTCTATAAATAGATCATTGGAACCAGTTATCCCAAAGAGTTAATGAGAAGTTAGCTTGGTCTAGAAAgaatcattttgttgttgttgttgttgttaaaacatattttattatggaGAATTTGGAacttatattaaaatacaatagTATAAAATTTTGGTgtagagctggggctgtagcttagtggcagaacacttgcctagcacatgttagacactgggtttgatcctaagtaccatataaaaagaaacaaataaaactaaggcattctgtccatctacaactacaaaacaaaacaacaacaacaaaaacatggtGTATACaccatgtttatatatatatatgatccaGCCATCAACCTACAGCTTTCAGAGGggttcattttcaaataaaaaggtgACTCTTCAAAGTTTTCATCAGATGAGTTCTGAACCCTAACATTTAGTTTCTCAGTGGAGAAGGCAAATGGCCATTTGCCTAAGATAAAACATTAAGAACATAAGTAACTTGCTCCATCATACATTTGGCTGCCTGGTAACCTGTCATACCTGAGGccccaattctttctttcttattctgctttcctttttcttcttttcttttgtggtactggggattgaaccaagggtctcACCCATGTTACCAGTCCTTGAGGCCCCAGTGTTCCTGGTCTTTGTTGACAAAAATCTGTaactgctgggtgtggtggcacacacctataaatccgagctactcaggagactgaggcaggaggactgcaagtatAAGTGtggactgtctcaaaatttttaaaaaggtgggggCATTTGGGGCTGtaggtgaagtgcttgcctagcatgcaggaggtcctggattcagtcctcaatactaaaagaataaaaataaaatagctataaCCGATGTTGGCTCTATTCACTGTTGTGCTATGTACTACCAGAGCCCCAATTTTCCCAGCGCCAAATGGCGGTAATTAAATTTAGGCAGAAAAAGACCTATTTAATGTATAGATTTTATGACAGCAGTGATTGACTTCACAGAAGCCTTGAAAACTCATATCTAGGAGAGAACCCAAAATATCCAAACAGTGATTgtcataggcaaaaaaaaaaaaaaaaaaaaaggtctgaagATGTCCACATCCCAATCCCTAGAAGCTTTGAATATGTTAGATTACATGACAAAGGAGAATTGAGGTTACTAACCAAATGAACCTGAAAACAGGGTTATCTGCATTACCCAGGTGGGCCCAATGTCATCACAAGGGCCCTTGAAAGTTAGAAGGGGAAGCAGGAAAGAGGGTCAGGGAAAGAGGTGTGAGGATGGAAGCAATGTCAGAGAGATGTTTATTGTTGGCTTTGAAGATAGAGGAAGAAgttggtgcagtggcacatgcctgtatctcaggaggctgaaacaggaggatcacaagttcaaagccagcctcagcaaaactcagtgagaccttgtctctaaataaaatacaaaaaaatagagctgggatatggctcagtggttgagtgcccagagttcaatccccaggacacccgcccccccccccaaaaaaaaggtaaaggaagGAGGCGACCAGCTAAGGGCCAGAGGAAACCTCCAGAAGCAGGAAAAGGCCAGGAAATAGACTGTCCCCTAAAATCTCTAGAAAGAAATGCAGCCCTGCTGAACCCTGGATTTTATTTAGCCCAGTGAgactgattttggacttctaacCTACAGAACTGTAAGATGATAAATTTATGTTGTGGGCTCCTATGGTTATAGTAACTTGTTACAGCAGcgataggaaactaatacagtgcTGATATTCAAAGCACCTGTCAAAATCCAAGCTCTGGTATGATTGCTGAGATCCAAAgacaccaaaaagaagaagactcAGACACCCCAGCTGCTCCAGAGATTACCCCAACAGTCAACTTATAACAAAGGTCAGTTTGATAAAACAGCTTTAACATAACTTTGACCTTGGCTCTGTTACTGAACAAGTCTCTTGCGGGCTACATGTTTGCTCGTTCGACTGTTTCACTTTTTAATTAGCCAATTAGCAGGCCTTGGGTGCAGAAGGCCCAGGCCATGTATTATTGATACAGTATTGAGCTTGGCTGCTGCAGGGGCCAGCTCTCAAGACCTGAAAATGAGAACTCCATTCTGCTGGCTATGCTGACAAACACATTTTGCTCAAACCCCATTCTGTCCTGAGTCTGAAACTCATATGACAGaaaagatttcaacagtgtttacTCTATTGCCTTCTTCTAATAGTCACTTCTGTAGCGACACAGAAATCTTATCACTCTCTCCTCTAAGTAAGGACACTGAGGTAAGAATTTACCCCTGGCTCACACACACAGTACTTCTACCTTCAGAGTGGTTTCCAAATGTAAACAAAAGACCtggaattaatgaaaataattcctTGAATTTGTGTGGTATTATTCCCTTGGAGTTTTTGAAactaatttccttccttttgtcaAGGTTTAATTCTATATAAGGTTGGAAGTATGTGTTCACTATAGTCCAAAAGTCTGTGTACTGTTGTTTAGTATCAAATTGGTAACCTGTGTATTCTCTGGGCTGGCCCCTGATATTCTGCTGAATCCCAACAATGAAGATTTTGAAGGTAGACCTCAGCTTGAATCTTTGCTCTGCTTCTTAATGTATATGTATGAATTTGGGCAAGTTACCTTAACCTCTACAACTCCTGtgtcctcacctataaaatgaggacAGTAATAGTACCTACTTTGTACTAGTTAGGTTGGCCTGAAGTTTAAATGAGACAGTATAAACATGCTTACATAGGACCTAGCACACAGTAATCctttaataaatgttagctattatcatcattactgtttaaaaattaaaatagaggttgagaaaaaagaagctattagaaGAAGCAATGGAACAAATGAAGTCAATAACCTTATCAGGTTCCTATGGGGTTTGAGACCAGTTGTGCATGGTTAAACCAGCACCCCATTCATTCAGGAATGGGTGAGATCTCCAGCAAAGAAGTATAGAGAGGTGATAAGAATCCATTTACAGAGGTGGAAGCTGGCATATGTAGACCAATGAAATTGTTAGTATTGAATTAATTTATATCTTCCATTTCTGCTTTCCACAGAAATGTTCCTCTTTCCCCACTTCTCTATGGAAATGATTCTCTCCACATTATGAGTGGAAAAGGCATACTAGATGGAGATGGAAATTCATGTTGCTCAGCACCCTGATGGTACTACATCAATTTCAACCCAAGATATGAGGATGTGAGCCAAGGCTACCTGAAATGGGACCTCACTTTGGGAGCAGGACTACTCccatttctaactcttttctctttctctgtccccaCAGTAGAAGGTGGCCTTACAACACAATGTTATTCAACTTGATGCAAGTTGGAGAAGAGAACATCTCAGGCAAACCTCTGCCTAGAAGTGTTGCAGATGGAATTCAGAAGATTCTTTTCTTGAGTGAAGGCGTAGAGGGTCTTAAAATTCCCTCTGAGCTTTTCCATCGTTGCCTGAACACTGCAATTCTAACACATCTCAGGTCACAGGGCAGGATGATGGTTTGGACCAGAGGACAAAATgaaaccaacagctttaccttcGTTTCGACCTCTGGGGCTGGAAATTCACTGGCTCGGGGAAAAAGTAATAGAACAGACGTGATGATCACAGCACCAAGGAATACAAAAATGACAGAGAACCTGggaccaaaaagagaaaatattaaaagcaccGTTTTTTCTTTTATGAGGGCCAGACTGGCCTTTCCTTGGGGTCAATATTCTATGTTTCAGTTCCTTAACAGAGTCCAGAGACCTGCTGTGTCCACAACCAGCCTCCATCCCAAAGTCTTTCTTCCTAGACGGGTACCAGCTGTATGCATTCCCCTTTATTCTGGGAAATTCCTAACAGCGGGAATTCATAGTTTTCATTTGTGCTTCTGCATGAAGTCATTAAGAAAACACAACAAAGCAGTCCCTCCCCATTCCCACTTAGGATACTTTAGCAAATTCTTAATTCTCTGCTTCCTACTGACACTAAAATGGAGTGTCCAGAGTGGAACTCTATTTTCAGGTTCCGTTAGTAGCCTAACTCTGTTCCAAGTCAATGCCAGGTGCAGAAGGCCAGTTAAACCCACTGAAGGCTTCTTTCGTTTCCCTGGGTCAGGCCTAGAGCCTTAGAGACTGGACCAAGCAAGTGCCATAAATCTGAACAATTAAGAAAAACTCCCACATTCAACCCCAAGAGATTCAATAGGCAGTGAAAGCAGATTTTCTTGTCATCTCTTGTCTTCCCTGATCTCCTCCATAgtaagaactgaaaaatacacttcccttctcctcccacctctgcctcagAGCATAAATAACACAGTTAGTGCTTATGATAAGAGGTTAAAATGCAACTCATTCAAACTGCCAGTAATTACAAAAATGATCTTCTGAATTCTAAATGTTTAATGAGCGTCAGCGATTTTGCCTCTAATTGCTTTTACCTAGGACTCCCAGCTGGAAAGAATGCCTTACCTAGCTATCCCGGAGGCTCTGGATAACAGCACACACAGCAGCAGCACCAACACCCAGAGCAGGGCTAAGATGAACACGCCAGCACCCACTCCGAGCACCGTGCCAGCCATCCTGGGGAGGAAGACATCATCAGCCTTCACTCTGTCTGGGACCCCTACCCACACCCACTTCTAGCATTTAGACAAATACAGAAAGCCTGACCTCATTATGGGGAAGTTTTTGATGATTGGTGTGTAGGATCACTCACTACAGGTCTTTAATTTTCAAGAATGTCCAGTCCCAGAGTCCCTTAATGGGAACTAGAAATTTAGAACCCAAAGCCTTTCTTTATGGCTTTTCTGCTCCAtgtgtgtaattttaaatttggtctctgaATTCTACTTTAACTTCTTCCCCAAGCCACAGTAGAACACTAAACTCTCCCTTGCTATAATATCCTAACTAAGGTCTGTTAAAGGCAGAAGGGCCTGCGAGTTCCAGGGCCAAAGCAGAAGTTGAAGCTCTTAGGTTAAAATCATGGGATGAACTTTGACTCACCAGGCAATCATGAGACAGAAATTTCCACTCTACTGTTGAGTGCTtatttgcaaaaggaagaaaatttccaGTCCTTAAAGAACAACCACCATCACTACTTCTGAACATTTACTATGTGCATAGTACTTTACAAatgtatctcatttaatcatgGCAATAAGCTTTGGAGGGAAGTATTATATGTCCATGTCTCAGAAGGAGTCAGTGCAGTATAACTGCAAAGGGGGATGTGCTGTTTTGCTAATTAGTGCCTTACAACAAGAGAAATTCGTTCTCTCGCTGTTCTTgagatgaaaagtaaaaaataaaggcatcagTAAGTCCACACTCCTAATAAAGGATTTAGAGGAGGATCCTTCCAGGCCTCTTCCAGCTTCCGGTGGCTCCACATGTTCCTTGGCTTGTGACTCACAACTCTAGTCTCTGTTCCTGTCTTCACGTGGCCTTCTCTGTCTCTTGTCTTCTTCTGGCTGCTCATTATAAGGGCATCTTCACTGAACTTCAGGACCACTCAAGTAGTCTAGTATGATTTTATCAAAGCtccttaacttaattacatctaCAAAAACACTTTAGTCAAATAGGTTCACATTCATATATTTAGGCTGTGGACATAACTTTGGGGGGCTACCAATCAACCCACTACAGGTCAACACCATACTACCATACTTGCCCTGATTTTCTTTCCAGTACCAGAGACAAGTCTTAAGCAACAGATTCTTCCTTAGCTTGCTGGTTTTCTTTACCTGATATCTAAATGTCACAAAAATTTATCTATGAGAGGTTTTGTTAAAAAGTTATTGGAAAAGAAGCTCTAATCATGAACTACTTTTAAAACACAGTAATTCAATCAACATTCATGATGTCCCTACCATGTAAAGCACCATTCTACAAGCTGGGGATGACAAA is drawn from Urocitellus parryii isolate mUroPar1 chromosome 4, mUroPar1.hap1, whole genome shotgun sequence and contains these coding sequences:
- the Tmem218 gene encoding transmembrane protein 218; its protein translation is MAGTVLGVGAGVFILALLWVLVLLLCVLLSRASGIARFSVIFVFLGAVIITSVLLLFPRASEFPAPEVETKIVDAFFIGRYVLLAFLSAVFLGGLFLVLTHHILEPIYAKPLRSY